The window AACGACCACCTTTACTTGTCATCCGTTATTGAGTTCTTTCCAAAAAGCTCTATCGGTGGCTCTAACATAGAATCTCAAGCAGAGACCCTTCTCGAAGTACATAGTGGTATTGAGAAGCCTGTTCTCACTGACATTGCCGGTGATAAAAAGATATTCCGCAAGCGGTCATGGGTTGGCGAGTTCTTTAAGGTACACGAGCTCAAAGCAGGTGATTACGTGGTAATCGAGCATACAGATAGTAATCGATATCATGTTTATCCAGCTCGAACATAATTCAGTGTTAACAAGCAAAGGCAGCATCACAAGCCGCTGATTGCGGCGTTACTTGCATCAAATAGCATGATTTACATTGAAGACAGCAGTTTCGATAACCAGCTTAAATTACTGGCTTACCTCTCCAGTAATACAGAACTCTATCTAGTCGCTTGGTTGTATCCGGAATCGAATTTGAAGAAGCTTCTCCACTTAGACTTGATTCGCTCCGATTTGAAACCGGTGACTACTTACGGAGATGGATTTCAGCCTAGGCATTCAGTGCCAATGCATTGCACTACTGAAATGGTGGCGAGACTATCCTCTCTGCGTGATGTCATCGAAAAGAATTGTGATAGTTTGGCTCTTTATCGACAGAATGAATCTAGCTGGGATTTTTGTACGATAGGACACGAAGGGATGTCATTGATCGCCGATGATATGTTACTGGATGATGTAAGAAAAGCTGGCTTTCAAGCTTCATTACAGGCACCGTCGTGGTGGTAGCAGGTAACAAGCGGCCGTTGAGGCCACTGAAAAGCGTGGCGGGAAGCGCAAAAAACGCGCGTCCAAAGGCCGAGCGTTAATTGGCTCCAGGTACAAAAATGTCAGATCACTATATTTGCTTTATTCCTGCTGAACCCGACTTTATTCCAGGCGAGGAGTCTCAGGCAGCCGCTGCTGCACTGATTCAAAAAGCATGGAATCTGAAAAAATCTGAGATCACGCCCGAAACCGATACCCACATTGTATTCAGGGACTGTGGCGAAAACTTTGAGTCTGTCCATTGTCCGCACTGCAGTGCTGAAATGGAGATCGGGAATTGGCAGGCCCTTATGGATCAAAACTACTCAGATGAAAATGGGTTCACGATCAGCACAATACAAACTCCCTGCTGCGGAAAGTCCACCACGCTGAACGATCTTTGTTATAAGTGGCCTATGGGTTTTAGTCGGTTCGTTCTGCGTACTGTCGACCCCGGATGTGAGATTTCCGATCACCTGCTTATCGAGCTGGAATCCGCTATAGGCTCCAAATTGCGCGTTATTCATCAGATGTACTGAGTGAATACGAGAGCATCTTCAGAATCATGGGCAAGTTAGTTTCCATATGGCATTAAGACAATGAAAAAAACACTTATAAAATTATACATCGTGATCTTTTTATCTTTATTGGCGACGATAACTATAGCAGCTGAAAGCTGGCGGGATAATTTACCCATCCGGATGATGTTTGTTCCTCAGAAGGGCATGCATCCAACAATAGAACAATCCAGCCTGATCTTTGTAAAATCTGGCTTCCTTTTCTCAGCGGAAGATATAAGCCGGGGTAACATTGTGTCATTCCGGAAAAGCGAAAATGATAAAGAATATATCTTTATCTGGCGGGTTATCGGCTTACCGGGAGACAGGGTTGTTACAGATAAGAATGACGTGATTCTGAACGGAAAATATTTATACCGGGAACCCG of the Thalassolituus hydrocarboniclasticus genome contains:
- the lepB gene encoding signal peptidase I, with the translated sequence MKKTLIKLYIVIFLSLLATITIAAESWRDNLPIRMMFVPQKGMHPTIEQSSLIFVKSGFLFSAEDISRGNIVSFRKSENDKEYIFIWRVIGLPGDRVVTDKNDVILNGKYLYREPDESDSSGTVFREFIGDINYRISLAGNAEKHPYQEITVPNGYLFVLGDNRNAAKDSRYIGLIPIESVIGIKIF